The DNA sequence TATCGTGGAAACCCAATTCGGTTATCACATAATAAAGCTTACCGAACACAAAGACGCCAATACTATACCGTTTGATGAGGCCGAAAAAGACATAGTGGAGATGCTGACACAAACCAAAAAAGCCGAGTTTGCCGAGAAATACATCGAATCGCTCAAGGCTGATGCGAAAATCGTTTATCCCCCCGGCAAAGAACCGAACACTCCGGCTTTCAGCCCGGCAGCAGCTCCGTCTCGTCCTGATAGCAGCAAGCCGGCTACCGAGCCAGAAGAGAAGACCTCAGGCAAAAAGAAAACCTCCGCCAAATAATAACTTTCTCGGCTGAGCACTGTAACGTTGCGTGTTATTGCATCCGCCTAATGGCGGTACTCGGAGGCCTCGTGCACAAAAAGGGACGTTAAACACCTTCTGCGGCAAGCTGCAAAAGGCAAGCATAGAGCCCGCAGGTAAAATTTGCAAAATTTTAACAAAATTTTGATTAATTAGCTGGCAAACGCCGATGTTCATCATATAAATTAGACGTTGTGCTTTCTGTAGATAGTTTCCGGCAGATTTTTTAAGGACGTCAGGCGCCTTTCAGGGACGAAATTATGTCAAATCAACCACGAGTAGCAAAGGTATTAGCAGCCCTCCTGGTTTCAATGACCCTCGGAGCAATAGTTTTAATGGCTCTCGGCAACAATCCTCCTTCTTCCGGCCCATTTTGCCTCTCCAGCTATTATCGTCTCGACCCAATCGAAAAAACCATTTCTTCCCAGGCGGTCCAATCCCATTATCGCTGGAACTGCATCGAAATCTACTACAGCAACACCAAAGCCGGAAATATTGAACAGCTCGCTTCGCTCAGCGGCCTGTCCAGTCCGGAGGACATCAACTATCACTTCGTTATTTGTAACGGCCTCGGTGGTGATGACGGCGAGGTCCAGCCAACCGAAAAATGGCAAAAACAGTGGTCTATCGTACCGGGGCAAACTTGGTACGGCAGCAGTCAAACTATCCGCATCTGCGTTATAACGGAGGAATACCCAACGAACCTCCAGATAAAAAGGGTAGAAGCGCTTGTAGAGGCGCTGTCCAGAAAATTTAACATTCAGCCTGCCTACATCTACTACCCAAGCAATTGGAAGTAGCGGCAAGGCCCTATAAAAAGCCAGCCAAAATAATTCTATCGGGCTTCTTTCACAATATCTGGTTTCAGCAGACCGAAGTCTTCTTTCTCTGTTAACACCACCCACGCACGCCAGTCTTTCTTGTTAATTCGTACCGGCTCGATTGATTTTACCTCTTCCAGCCAGGCCAAAAAGCCGAATCTGCTGTCCCTTCTGCTACGCCAGTATTCATCGCTGCCGAGAATATGGCGGTTATATTGCTGTTTTATTTCGATTATTCGCCTTGGCGTCAGATTCTCAAAATTCTTGACCGCCTTAACCTTTGCTGTCGCACAGACCGGCCCGCTGCTTTGCTTCAAAAATAACTTGTCGCCGGACAAAAGCCGTTCGAAAGCACAGGGCTTTACTGCGCTTAGGCGCGATTCGATGAGCTTTCTGCCGTCTAAAATCGCATCCAAATACGGCTTTTTCAGGATTACCAGGTGATTAGTCATAAAAATCAAGGATTTATCATAAAAACCAATCTGATAAATGGCAACTACTTTGACGAACGCCCGTATAATCCCTATAATAAAAACGGTTTTCTGAGGATAAAACAATGGAATCAGTCCTGCTCGCCGTAGTTATAGTTTTGATTATAGCTGTATTGGGCCTTTTGGTTTGGCTACTCAGCACTATCTTCAAGAGCAAAGAAGAAACAGCCGTCCACGCTACTAATATCACACTCCTCGCCCAGCAGCTCGAATCGCTAAAAGCCGCTCAGGACAAAACCTCAGAGAATCTGCAAAAATCCCTCCAGACAGGCCAAACCAATCTCAACCAGAACCTCCAGTCAAGTCAGCAGCTGTTAAGCCGGCTGAATACTCAAATCGGCGAGCTGCATGGAACTAACAAACAAATGCTCCAGCTTGGAGTTGATGTCAGACGGCTTGAGGATATTTTAAGCTCGCCAAAGCTGCGAGGTCAGATGGGCGAGTGGTCGCTCGAAAACCTCCTCGCTCAAATCCTGCCGAAAGACAGTTACAAACTCCAATATACCTTCAAAGACGGCAGGGTGGTCGATGCCGCTATTCAATTACAGAACTTCATGGTTCCCGTTGATGCGAAATTTCCGCTGCCGAGCTTTGAAAAAGTAGTAAAAGCGGAAACCGACAGCGAAAAAACAAAACTCCGCAGACAATTTCTCAAAGATGTAACCGCACACATCGACAAAATTGCGGCCGGCTACATCAGACCTGCCGAAGGCACGCTGGATTTTGCGTTGATGTATATACCTGCTGAGAATGTCTATTACGAAACAATTGTCAAATACGCAGACGAAACGCAGGATATTATGCAATACTGTCTGGATAAAAAAGTAATCCCCGTATCACCGAACCTTCTATATGTGTATCTTATGACGGTCGCGATGGGTCTGCACGGCCTGCAAATCGAAAAACAGGCCGCCGAAATCCGCCAGAACTTAAAAAGATTGAACGCCTCTTTTGCTGACTTCGGCGGCTGCTGGGAAGTCCTCGGCAGACACCTGCGCAATGCCTTCGGCCAATACGAAGATGGCCAGAAAAAACTCGACCGCTTCGGCCTGCAATTAGGCCAGATACAGGATGAAAGTGAGACATCTAATGGAAACTGAAAAACCAAATAAAAAACCTGTTCTTTCATTTTTAGCTATGGTGTTGGCGGTAATAGTTTTCGCTGCCATCGGCGCTCATCTTTTCAAAAGCCGCGGCGCCAGTCTCGTTGACGTTAATGCCCCGCAGATTCAAATTGACCAATGGATTACATCTCCGCCGCCTGACCTCAACGGCCGGGTCTATGTCCTTGAGTTTTGGGCAACTTGGTGTCCGCCCTGCATACAGTCGATTCCACATATGATTGAGCTGGCGGATAAATATAAAGACAAATCTGTCCCCTTTATAGCCCTTTCCGTAGACCGTTCTTCAGAACCGGTAAAAAAAACGGTGAAAGATAGAAACATAAATTATTATGTCGGAATGGATAATGGCCTATCCGCAAAATATTCCGTCAGAAGCATCCCGTCAACTTTCATTATAGGCCAAAGCGGTAAAGTCGTTTGGCAGGGACACCCGAGGCAATCCGATTTCGAACCCGCCCTCGTCAACGCCTTAAATGCCCCGCCGCCAAAACCGGAAACAAATACAAAATAAACAGAGCAATCTCACATGAAGAGGACACTGACATTTTGTTATCTTGTTTTTTTCATCACTGTCTTTATTCCACTTGCGACCTCAAGTCACCCCGAACCGGACTCTCCGCTTTGGCTCGCAACCTTGGGAATTTTTTCATTCGGTCTGGTAGCTATTTCCATTTTCCTTCACGGTCTGTCTTATAGGCCTAAATCTTTTACTTGGCTTTGGAAAATCATTCCTTTCTTGCTGATAGCTTTTGTTGTTCTTTCTTGGTACTGGGAATTTATACTCTACCCCAAACCGGAATACCCATTATCAGAAACCGTCCTGGCAACACTTTTTGGGGTGGCGGTGCTCTTACCTGCATTCTACTTAAGTTTTAAGTTTGGCTATTCCAAAATTATCTCATCTAACAAACCTAATCTGAAATTCAGCCTTAAATCTATTGCCGTCATCTCTATTGTCATGATCTTATGTATTATAAGTCATTTCACCCCAAACACGAAAGACAGAATCAATGTTAAAATCAACTATGTGGCCAAGTACAATGAAATTTCAAAACCCGCCGGCTATGACCCTAATAACAACGCCGCCCCGTATTATCAGAAGGCCTTTGACCTGATTACGGTCGTTCCCGACATAAAAGACCTTTCCCAAAAATGGCCCGGCGATATGAATGATGTTGAACTCAAAAAAGCTGAAGATTTAACAGAATCAAGCTCCCAAATAATCGAATATTTAACAGAAGCTTCTCAAAAACCATACTATTGGATTGAACACCGGGCTAAGGATAATAACTTGTTAGAGATAATGTTGCCGGACCTTAAGAATATCAGGTTTTGCATAAAGGTGCTCAGCTTACAGACAAAATTAAAGGCATATCAAGGCCAGACAGAATCAGCCCTGCAACTTGTAAATGTAATCTACAGAATAGGAACGCATTTTGGCCAACGAAAGACTTTGATAGAACAATTGGTAGGAATAGGCGTTGGCCAACTCGCATTAAATACTGGTCTTCAGATTCTCGATAAAACAGATATAAGTCCGCAATTATTGGAAAACTTCCAGCATCAAATTGAAGAATCATCACATACAAGAAACCCCATAATCGACTTTACTGCCGAAAGGATGATGTTCTATGACAAAGTGCAGAGGCTTTTTACTGACGACGGCCAAGGTGATGGCCGCTTGTATGGAACGGCTTTTTTAGAAGATCCTGTATTTTATGTTCAGCGAGCGTTTAAGCCGGAGTTGAGCAGACAGCCAAAAATAACCAGAAAAGAAACTGTTGAACTTGCCGATAAGATGTATGATTATTTCGACCGGGCAAGCGGTAAGTTGCCGGCAGAATTGAACAAGGAACACGAAGACCCAGATAAAATAGCTGCAGAAATGGTAAAAGGCAACTATCTCTTGGAGACATTTGCCCCCGCTTGGGGACAAATCCTAAAAACATCCTATCGCTTGCAGGCATATACTAATGGCCTGTTGACCACCATCGCTCTTTTACGATACAAAGCCGATAAAGGCGAATATCCGCAAAGTCTTGATGGGCTTGTGGCTTCTGGATATCTGAATGAATTGCCGATAGATCCGTTTAGCGACGGCCCGCTGGTTTATAAACTCACCAACAGTGATTTTATACTATACAGTTTCGCGGCGGATTGCGACGATGATAACGGAATCCGCGACTCAAAAGATGGTAATGGCGATTATGTCTTCTGGCCTGTTGAATGGAGCAAAAAATAATAAGACAAAATAAGATGATTTACGAAGACCTCAAAGACAAAAAGGTTTTAGTCACCGGCTCCAGCAGCGGCATCGGTCAGGCAGCGGCTGTTATGTTCAGTCAGCAGGGCGGCTTCATCGGCGTCCATTATTTCCAGACAAAAAAAGGCGGCGAAGAAACCCTCCAACAGGTCAAAAAATTCAGCGACGGAGTCCTCTTTTGCGCGGATATGCGGGACGAGGAACAGGTAAACCAAATGGTCGAACAATTCATCGAAGCCGCCGGCGGCATCGACATCCTCATCAATAACGCCGGCTCACTCATCGACCGCCAGCCCTTCGAAACCGCGACCCTCGATTATCACGAAGACGTATTCGCCACCAATGTCCGCAGCATCTTTCTGGCGACAAGGGCGGCTTTGCCGTATTTGAAAAAGACCAAAGGCAGTATCGTAAACATCGGCTCAATCGCAGGCCACCACGGCGGCGCAGACGGCTCCGGCATCTACGCAGGCGCAAAGGCCGCCGTTGCCACCGAAACCATCGCTATGGCCAAAGAATTCGCCAAATACGGAATCCGCGTAAATAGCGTCATTCCCGGCCTCATCGAAACAAGGTTCCACGAAAGGTTCAGCACACCCGAACGCAGAAAAGCAGTTGCTCAGCAAACCCCGCTCGGCAGAAACGGCACTGCCGAAGACGTCGCCAAAGCGATTCTGTTCCTCGCAAGCGATGCCGCCTCCTTCATCACAGGCGAATATATCGCCGTCAACGGCGGCTTATATATGAGGGCTTAAAAACATCTTGCATTTCGCGCTCGTTTATGCTATAAGTGCATTTTTGCTTTACGACAAATCAGAAAAATAAAGAACGAAACGGATTCTAAATGCAATCTCACGCACGGATGCATACAAGCCCCGGCCGAACTCGCGAAAAATCGCGAATCGAGACACTCATAAAAAGCAGTAAGGCGCGCTCCGCTGCCCCGCAAAAACAATGGGTAATCCATCCGCCGCATCCAGACGCCGGCGAACTTGCCAAATCACTGAAGGTTTCGCCTCTTTTGGCGCAAGTCTTACTCAATCGCGGAATAACTGATGTCCACACCGGTTCCGTTTTTCTAAGGCCGAAACTGAACGAGCTTATCAGCCCGGAACTGATGCCGGGCGTCAAGCCGGCCGTCGAACGAATAAAAAAGGCCGTCAAAGCCAGGGAAAGAATCACCATTTACGGCGACTATGACGTGGATGGTATTACCGGCGCCGCAATTCTCTGGCAGGTTCTGACGCTGCTCAATGCTGATGTAAATTTCTATATCCCGCATCGTATCGACGAAGGTTACGGCCTGAATGAAGAAGCTGTCCAGATTCTGGCGCAGGCCGGAACAAAACTTTTAATCACCGTTGATTGCGGTATCTCCGCGGTCAAATCAGCAGAACTCGCCGGGCAATTGGGACTCGACCTGATAATAACCGACCATCACGCGCCCGACCACGAATTGCCGAAGGCCGTCGCTATTGTCCACCCTGCAATGGATAAATCCTACCCGAACCAAGACTCGTCCGGCTCAATGGTCGCCTACAAGCTGGCCTGGGCAATAGCCAATGAATTCACTGCCGGTGGGAGCGGGAGGCTCGAACCGAAACTTCGCGAATTTATGCTTAACGCAACTTCTCTGGCAGCTATGGGCACCATCGCTGACATCGTGGACCTGAGGGGAGAAAACAGAATCCTGACAAGCTATGGACTCAAATCCCTGCCGCAGTGCAAACTCGCCGGCGTCCAGGCCCTAATCGAATCGGCTGGATTTACGGGACAAGGGCTTGATAGTTTCCGCATCGGTTTTCACCTTGCTCCAATGCTTAACGCCGCCGGCCGGATGGGACACGCAAGATTGGCCGTGGAGCTGTTAATAAATGACAGCCCCGTTCGCTCGACGGAAATAGCGCAATATCTCAAAGAGCAAAACGACCAGCGGCGCAAGTGCGAGCGAAAGATATTTGAGCAGGCCCGCGAAAAAATAGTCAAGGAAGGCTTGGACAGCTCCGACAGGACCAGCTTCGTCCTCGCAGGCCAAACCTGGCACTCCGGCGTAATAGGAATAGTAGCTTCGAGAATTGTAGACCTTTATAATCGCCCGACGATTATGATTAACATAGGCAGCGCCGAAAACGGCATCGCCCAGGGTTCCGCACGCTCGATAGACGGTTTTTGTTTGCTCAGCGCAATCAAGGCCTGTTCGCACCATCTGGTCAGTTTCGGCGGACACAAAATGGCTGCCGGAATAACCATCGAAACCGAAAAAATCGACCGGTTCGCTGCTGATTTCGAGGCCTACGTGAAACAGCACCTCGCCAAAAATGATTGTGCTGCAAAACTCCATATCGATGCCGCAGCGCCATTGAGCGAATTCAGAAAAGAAACCGTTTCCGAACTCCAGATGCTCAGCCCCTACGGCAGGGGAAATCCAAGCCCGCTCTTCACTACAAAAGGCGTGCGTCTTGCCTCTCCGCCGAAAATCTGCGGCTCAAAGGGCAGTCACCTGCAGCTTGCAATAACGGACAATACAAACGCTATCCGCTGCATCGGTTTCGGGATGGGAAAATTAGAAAAAAAACTGCTTGAACACGAGTTCTTCGATGTCGCCTATCAGCCCCAGCTCAATACCTACAATGGCAACTGTAACGTCGAGTTCGTCCTCGCCGACATCAGGCTGGAATAAACTGCAGTAATCAAAACATACCTTTAAAGATTCGGGTCTTGGGTTTTCCCCGTGTCGATTGTCACCTTGTCGATTTTGAACTGGCCAAGAGTAGCCGCCAAATTGAGAAAGTCCGCCGGCTCACCATTGCCTATGGCAAGCGCAATATGGCCCGCATCGAAACCCTTTGGTGCTCTCGTCGCATCGAGCCCAACCCACTTGTCGCCAACGTATGCCTCTACCCACGCATGACCGCCGAAAACATTCTCCCGCCCCGCAAATGACTTTGTGTAAACAAGACCGAAAACCACCTTCGCTGGTATTCCGATTGCACGGCACATCGCCGCCGTCAGCACCGCAAACTCGGTGCAGTCGCCGACCTTACTCACTGCAACCTCCGCCGCCGATGCGTAACCAACCGACAAACTTTTGTTCTCAATGTATCCGGATACAAACGTTTCGATTTTTTTTACGGCCTCTGTCGCGTCTTTGGTGT is a window from the Phycisphaerae bacterium genome containing:
- a CDS encoding SDR family NAD(P)-dependent oxidoreductase; the protein is MEQKIIRQNKMIYEDLKDKKVLVTGSSSGIGQAAAVMFSQQGGFIGVHYFQTKKGGEETLQQVKKFSDGVLFCADMRDEEQVNQMVEQFIEAAGGIDILINNAGSLIDRQPFETATLDYHEDVFATNVRSIFLATRAALPYLKKTKGSIVNIGSIAGHHGGADGSGIYAGAKAAVATETIAMAKEFAKYGIRVNSVIPGLIETRFHERFSTPERRKAVAQQTPLGRNGTAEDVAKAILFLASDAASFITGEYIAVNGGLYMRA
- a CDS encoding ASCH domain-containing protein; translated protein: MFYPQKTVFIIGIIRAFVKVVAIYQIGFYDKSLIFMTNHLVILKKPYLDAILDGRKLIESRLSAVKPCAFERLLSGDKLFLKQSSGPVCATAKVKAVKNFENLTPRRIIEIKQQYNRHILGSDEYWRSRRDSRFGFLAWLEEVKSIEPVRINKKDWRAWVVLTEKEDFGLLKPDIVKEAR
- the recJ gene encoding single-stranded-DNA-specific exonuclease RecJ, which translates into the protein MQSHARMHTSPGRTREKSRIETLIKSSKARSAAPQKQWVIHPPHPDAGELAKSLKVSPLLAQVLLNRGITDVHTGSVFLRPKLNELISPELMPGVKPAVERIKKAVKARERITIYGDYDVDGITGAAILWQVLTLLNADVNFYIPHRIDEGYGLNEEAVQILAQAGTKLLITVDCGISAVKSAELAGQLGLDLIITDHHAPDHELPKAVAIVHPAMDKSYPNQDSSGSMVAYKLAWAIANEFTAGGSGRLEPKLREFMLNATSLAAMGTIADIVDLRGENRILTSYGLKSLPQCKLAGVQALIESAGFTGQGLDSFRIGFHLAPMLNAAGRMGHARLAVELLINDSPVRSTEIAQYLKEQNDQRRKCERKIFEQAREKIVKEGLDSSDRTSFVLAGQTWHSGVIGIVASRIVDLYNRPTIMINIGSAENGIAQGSARSIDGFCLLSAIKACSHHLVSFGGHKMAAGITIETEKIDRFAADFEAYVKQHLAKNDCAAKLHIDAAAPLSEFRKETVSELQMLSPYGRGNPSPLFTTKGVRLASPPKICGSKGSHLQLAITDNTNAIRCIGFGMGKLEKKLLEHEFFDVAYQPQLNTYNGNCNVEFVLADIRLE
- a CDS encoding TlpA disulfide reductase family protein, encoding METEKPNKKPVLSFLAMVLAVIVFAAIGAHLFKSRGASLVDVNAPQIQIDQWITSPPPDLNGRVYVLEFWATWCPPCIQSIPHMIELADKYKDKSVPFIALSVDRSSEPVKKTVKDRNINYYVGMDNGLSAKYSVRSIPSTFIIGQSGKVVWQGHPRQSDFEPALVNALNAPPPKPETNTK
- a CDS encoding N-acetylmuramoyl-L-alanine amidase; translation: MSNQPRVAKVLAALLVSMTLGAIVLMALGNNPPSSGPFCLSSYYRLDPIEKTISSQAVQSHYRWNCIEIYYSNTKAGNIEQLASLSGLSSPEDINYHFVICNGLGGDDGEVQPTEKWQKQWSIVPGQTWYGSSQTIRICVITEEYPTNLQIKRVEALVEALSRKFNIQPAYIYYPSNWK
- a CDS encoding DNA recombination protein RmuC yields the protein MESVLLAVVIVLIIAVLGLLVWLLSTIFKSKEETAVHATNITLLAQQLESLKAAQDKTSENLQKSLQTGQTNLNQNLQSSQQLLSRLNTQIGELHGTNKQMLQLGVDVRRLEDILSSPKLRGQMGEWSLENLLAQILPKDSYKLQYTFKDGRVVDAAIQLQNFMVPVDAKFPLPSFEKVVKAETDSEKTKLRRQFLKDVTAHIDKIAAGYIRPAEGTLDFALMYIPAENVYYETIVKYADETQDIMQYCLDKKVIPVSPNLLYVYLMTVAMGLHGLQIEKQAAEIRQNLKRLNASFADFGGCWEVLGRHLRNAFGQYEDGQKKLDRFGLQLGQIQDESETSNGN